In Gemmatimonadaceae bacterium, one DNA window encodes the following:
- a CDS encoding TIGR03545 family protein, whose protein sequence is MKYIRWKALLPLSVTLLLIAVLTYLFKDKAVEWTVERGGTAAVGGRVDLASASVSLGEGSVTLRGLDVTNPNKPMTNLVSAEELVLDIGLLPALERKVVIDTMAARGIRFNTPRETSGAIPRDPNAKPDEPSQVVEDFKRGIKIPPLELSTLTKSVNVAGISAESLATLREARHAQAYADTARDKLLADLRAADPRPAIDSAEALARRLGSANLRTLGIAGARQAVTDVRRTLRDLEQIDDRLRQFEAETRGNAAGLQDRVNAISAARTQDYAYARSLLQLPSFDLPSIGPQLFSDLIAEQLGDVMYWVAKAEQYLPPGLERQFQPGPKRVRASGTDVIFPKATVYPQFLLRLAELSLAVGGTGASAGDYDARIVGLTSEPSVYGAPTTFSVNRAAGQRGPSDVGVVGMFDHRQQPVRDTVAARFRGITLPTFPLGGLGGAVQLNAGLSDLVIRRTGDALDGRWLWRAPKVTWVRDTTRPAAADAKIRIVEDALWRALGRIDSVEIEARIGGTMRNPTLGVRTNIANAVGNALRDQLGDEVRRAEQQVRQRVDQLVDSKVAEARAAADQARSQVSSRIAEERQRLETQKQALEARLRELTRIPGIGSL, encoded by the coding sequence ATGAAATACATCCGCTGGAAGGCCCTGCTGCCCCTGAGCGTCACGCTGCTGCTGATCGCCGTGCTGACGTACCTCTTCAAGGACAAGGCGGTGGAGTGGACCGTGGAGCGCGGCGGCACGGCAGCCGTTGGTGGCCGCGTAGACCTCGCGTCCGCGTCTGTCTCATTGGGCGAGGGCAGCGTCACGCTGCGTGGGCTCGATGTCACCAATCCCAACAAGCCGATGACCAACCTCGTCTCGGCCGAGGAGCTGGTGCTCGACATTGGGCTGTTGCCCGCGCTGGAGCGGAAAGTCGTCATCGACACGATGGCCGCGCGCGGCATTCGCTTCAACACGCCGCGTGAGACCTCGGGCGCGATTCCACGCGACCCGAACGCCAAGCCCGACGAGCCAAGTCAGGTCGTCGAGGACTTCAAGCGCGGCATCAAGATTCCGCCGCTCGAACTCAGCACGCTGACCAAGTCGGTGAACGTAGCCGGCATCTCCGCGGAGTCGCTGGCCACGCTGCGCGAGGCACGCCACGCGCAGGCCTACGCCGACACCGCGCGCGACAAGCTCTTGGCGGACCTGCGGGCCGCTGACCCACGCCCTGCCATCGACTCCGCGGAGGCCTTGGCGCGGCGCCTTGGAAGCGCGAACCTCCGGACCCTTGGGATTGCAGGCGCACGGCAAGCGGTAACCGACGTCCGGCGCACGCTACGCGACCTCGAGCAGATCGACGACCGCCTCCGACAGTTCGAGGCGGAAACGCGCGGCAACGCCGCCGGCCTGCAGGACCGCGTGAACGCCATCTCCGCGGCGCGCACGCAGGACTACGCCTACGCCAGATCGCTGCTGCAACTGCCGAGCTTCGACCTGCCCTCCATCGGCCCGCAGCTGTTCAGCGACCTGATTGCCGAACAACTCGGTGACGTGATGTACTGGGTGGCCAAGGCCGAGCAGTACCTGCCGCCTGGTCTGGAGCGACAGTTCCAACCCGGCCCCAAGCGTGTCCGCGCCTCGGGCACGGATGTCATCTTCCCGAAGGCTACGGTCTATCCGCAGTTCCTGCTGCGGCTCGCCGAGCTCTCGTTGGCGGTCGGTGGCACGGGCGCGAGTGCGGGGGACTACGACGCGCGCATCGTGGGCCTCACGTCCGAGCCCAGCGTCTACGGCGCGCCGACCACCTTTTCGGTGAATCGCGCGGCCGGCCAGCGCGGGCCGTCCGACGTCGGCGTGGTTGGGATGTTTGACCATCGCCAGCAGCCGGTGCGTGACACGGTCGCCGCGCGCTTCCGCGGCATTACGCTGCCGACGTTCCCGCTCGGCGGACTCGGCGGCGCGGTGCAGCTCAATGCCGGCTTGAGCGACCTCGTGATCCGTCGTACCGGAGATGCGCTCGACGGCCGCTGGCTCTGGCGCGCCCCGAAGGTCACCTGGGTCCGCGATACCACGCGCCCGGCCGCGGCTGACGCCAAGATCCGTATCGTCGAGGACGCGCTTTGGCGCGCACTCGGCCGCATCGACTCCGTTGAAATCGAGGCCCGCATCGGCGGTACAATGCGCAACCCGACCCTCGGCGTGCGCACGAACATCGCCAACGCCGTCGGCAACGCCCTGCGCGACCAGCTCGGCGACGAGGTGCGGCGCGCCGAACAGCAGGTGCGTCAGCGCGTGGACCAGCTGGTGGACAGCAAGGTCGCCGAGGCGCGCGCCGCCGCCGACCAGGCGCGGAGCCAGGTCAGCAGCCGCATCGCCGAGGAACGCCAGCGGCTCGAGACGCAGAAGCAGGCGCTGGAAGCTCGGCTGCGCGAGCTGACGCGCATCCCCGGCATCGGATCACTCTAG
- a CDS encoding proline dehydrogenase family protein: MGIGRSLLLAAAKSDALNRFATRSAVVRRATKAFMPGEKMDDGLAAGTAIADSGRKLLYTRLGEALTRAEDAVPVREHYLQLFDAIKARGLPAEVSVKPTQLALDQSMDLCVEHCLALAAKAESVGSALWLDMEDHTYVDRTIDLYRRVRAVHGRAGLAMQAYLYRTMDDLEALLPVKPTIRLVKGAYAEPANVAYPKKADTDAAFERLAQRMLQAAREEACTPILGTHDIPMLRRIVAQARTLGVPQGRYEVHMLYGIREREQMQLRGEGETVATLISYGDAWYRWYMRRLAERPANVGFVVRSMFS, encoded by the coding sequence ATGGGTATTGGACGTTCCCTCCTCCTGGCCGCAGCCAAGAGCGACGCGCTCAACCGCTTCGCCACGCGCAGCGCCGTCGTGCGCCGCGCCACCAAGGCGTTCATGCCCGGTGAGAAGATGGATGACGGACTCGCCGCCGGCACCGCCATTGCCGACAGCGGGCGCAAGCTGCTCTACACGCGACTCGGCGAGGCGCTGACACGCGCCGAGGACGCCGTGCCCGTGCGCGAGCACTACCTGCAACTCTTCGACGCCATCAAGGCGCGCGGGCTGCCGGCCGAGGTCAGTGTGAAGCCCACGCAGCTCGCGCTCGACCAGTCGATGGACCTCTGCGTCGAACATTGCCTCGCCCTGGCGGCCAAGGCTGAGTCGGTGGGCTCGGCGCTCTGGCTGGATATGGAAGACCACACGTATGTGGACCGCACGATCGACCTCTATCGCCGCGTGCGCGCCGTGCACGGGCGCGCCGGCCTCGCGATGCAGGCGTATCTGTATCGCACCATGGACGACCTCGAGGCATTGCTGCCGGTGAAGCCGACGATTCGCCTCGTGAAGGGCGCCTACGCCGAGCCGGCCAACGTGGCGTATCCCAAGAAGGCCGACACCGACGCGGCCTTCGAGCGTCTGGCGCAGCGGATGCTGCAGGCCGCGCGTGAGGAGGCCTGCACGCCGATCCTTGGCACGCACGACATCCCAATGCTGCGGCGCATCGTGGCGCAGGCGCGCACGCTTGGCGTCCCGCAGGGCCGCTACGAGGTGCACATGCTCTACGGCATCCGCGAGCGCGAGCAGATGCAGCTGCGCGGCGAGGGCGAGACGGTCGCCACGCTGATCTCCTACGGCGACGCCTGGTACCGCTGGTATATGCGTCGCCTCGCCGAGCGCCCGGCGAACGTGGGGTTCGTCGTGCGCTCGATGTTCAGCTGA
- a CDS encoding CBS domain-containing protein — protein sequence MLKVKDLMTREVLTLAPNTSVREAAELLATEHVSGAPVVRLGKLVGMVSAADLLEFISSLPADPEAVSGGMEHGILDDHTVEEAMTRAPLTTIDPEAPANRVAEVLQESNIHRLPVVEGEKLVGIISTTDVVKAVAQRKISYRTFVFPR from the coding sequence ATGCTCAAGGTCAAGGATCTCATGACCCGCGAGGTGCTCACCCTCGCCCCCAACACCAGCGTCCGCGAGGCGGCGGAGCTGCTCGCCACCGAACACGTGAGCGGCGCACCGGTGGTGCGGCTCGGCAAACTGGTCGGGATGGTCAGCGCGGCCGATCTGCTGGAGTTCATCTCCTCGCTGCCGGCCGACCCCGAGGCCGTGAGCGGCGGGATGGAGCACGGCATCCTCGATGATCACACGGTTGAGGAAGCGATGACCCGCGCGCCGCTGACGACGATCGATCCCGAGGCGCCGGCGAACCGCGTGGCCGAGGTGCTGCAGGAATCGAACATCCACCGCCTGCCGGTGGTGGAGGGCGAGAAGCTGGTCGGCATCATCTCCACCACGGACGTGGTGAAGGCGGTGGCGCAGCGGAAGATCAGCTACCGGACCTTCGTGTTCCCGCGGTAG
- a CDS encoding c-type cytochrome yields MRMTLSWPAALAMAAALTACGGADPAADGAAVQFSEANWKPLREADIPNDSMGASIRRGLTLMRFTPESLPQYATSGLRCTSCHQEDGLKVTAAPLTGSHARYPKYMGRTGAVVDLSDRINYCFTRSLAGNALPKESREMTDLLAYMKFISTDVPVGVQIAGTDGLIKMPNMLDGNAERGKALYVEKTCSTCHGPNGEGLGILPPLWGARSYSIGASMSRLERAASFIYHNMPQTMPGTLTEQEAFDLSAYINSQPRPDSPGKELDFPAGGNASDVPFDLNSGHKGFRPPPLLPRATPQKSLVPAPPRAAGMGR; encoded by the coding sequence ATGCGGATGACTCTCTCCTGGCCCGCGGCGCTCGCGATGGCCGCTGCCCTCACCGCCTGCGGTGGTGCCGACCCCGCGGCCGATGGCGCGGCCGTCCAGTTCTCCGAAGCCAACTGGAAGCCGCTGCGCGAAGCCGACATTCCCAATGACTCGATGGGCGCCTCGATCCGTCGCGGCCTTACCTTGATGCGCTTCACGCCGGAGTCACTGCCGCAGTATGCCACCTCCGGCCTGCGTTGCACCTCCTGCCACCAGGAAGACGGGCTCAAGGTCACGGCTGCCCCGCTCACCGGCTCCCACGCGCGCTATCCCAAGTACATGGGACGCACCGGCGCCGTGGTCGACCTCTCGGACCGCATCAACTACTGCTTCACGCGCTCCCTGGCGGGCAACGCGCTGCCCAAGGAAAGCCGCGAGATGACGGACCTGCTCGCGTACATGAAGTTCATCTCCACGGACGTGCCCGTCGGCGTGCAGATCGCCGGCACCGACGGCCTCATCAAGATGCCGAACATGCTCGATGGCAACGCCGAGCGCGGCAAGGCGCTGTACGTGGAGAAGACCTGCTCGACCTGCCACGGCCCGAACGGCGAAGGTCTCGGCATCCTGCCGCCGCTCTGGGGCGCGCGGTCGTACTCCATTGGCGCCAGCATGTCGCGCCTCGAGCGCGCGGCGAGCTTCATCTACCACAACATGCCGCAGACGATGCCGGGCACCCTGACCGAGCAGGAGGCCTTCGACCTCTCGGCGTACATCAACAGCCAGCCGCGTCCCGACTCGCCCGGCAAGGAGCTGGACTTCCCGGCCGGCGGCAACGCGTCGGACGTGCCGTTTGACCTGAACTCCGGGCACAAGGGCTTCCGTCCGCCGCCGCTGCTGCCGCGCGCGACCCCGCAGAAGAGCCTCGTGCCGGCGCCACCGCGCGCCGCGGGAATGGGGCGCTGA
- the soxC gene encoding sulfite dehydrogenase, translating to MARKLTRREMIAGTATALGAAAVANVEAQQSASPTAAAAPTVPADPTKLQGQPTSALGARSPFVKPMRGPRTGETTGSSYTPLQDLTGPITPADLHFERHHAGIPVIDPARHQLMIHGLVDRPVTLSLDDIKRFPQVTRTHFIECSGNGRNAFRHPKPDLTPQQVSGMLSTSEWTGVPLATLFREVGAKPEASWFLAEGGDACMMTRSVPMTKAWDDALIVWAQNGEPLRPSQGYPLRLLLPGWEGNINVKWLRRLELGTRPWRTRWETSKYTDPVPGNKAREFTFENDVKSIITMPSFPGKLTARGWHSVQGLAWSGRGRVTRVEVSANGGRSWEDAELMGPALPKAAVRFQYMLDWQGRETVLMSRATDEAGYTQPTRTVLLEARGLGTDYHFNQIVGWKVATDGAVTFHGES from the coding sequence ATGGCGCGAAAGCTCACGCGACGTGAAATGATCGCGGGGACGGCGACGGCACTCGGTGCCGCCGCCGTCGCGAACGTCGAGGCCCAGCAATCGGCATCGCCGACCGCTGCGGCCGCGCCGACGGTGCCTGCCGATCCCACCAAGCTGCAGGGCCAGCCCACCAGCGCGCTCGGCGCACGCTCGCCCTTCGTGAAGCCGATGCGTGGTCCGCGCACTGGCGAGACCACGGGTTCGTCGTACACGCCGCTGCAGGATCTCACGGGCCCCATCACTCCCGCCGACCTGCACTTCGAGCGGCACCACGCGGGCATCCCGGTCATCGACCCGGCGCGCCACCAGCTGATGATCCACGGCCTCGTGGACCGTCCGGTCACGCTCTCGCTCGACGACATCAAGCGCTTTCCGCAGGTCACGCGCACGCACTTCATCGAGTGTTCGGGCAACGGCCGCAACGCGTTCCGCCATCCCAAGCCGGACCTCACCCCGCAGCAGGTCTCCGGGATGCTGTCCACGTCGGAATGGACCGGCGTGCCGCTGGCCACCCTGTTCCGCGAAGTGGGCGCCAAGCCCGAGGCCAGCTGGTTCCTCGCCGAGGGCGGCGATGCCTGTATGATGACGCGCTCCGTGCCAATGACGAAGGCCTGGGACGATGCGCTGATCGTGTGGGCACAGAACGGCGAGCCGCTGCGCCCGTCCCAGGGCTATCCGCTGCGCCTGCTGCTGCCGGGCTGGGAGGGCAACATCAACGTGAAGTGGCTGCGCCGCCTCGAACTCGGCACGCGCCCCTGGCGCACGCGCTGGGAGACGAGCAAGTACACGGACCCGGTGCCGGGCAACAAGGCGCGCGAGTTCACCTTCGAGAACGACGTTAAGTCGATCATCACGATGCCGTCGTTTCCCGGCAAGCTCACGGCGCGCGGCTGGCACTCGGTGCAGGGCCTCGCCTGGAGCGGACGCGGGCGCGTGACGCGCGTGGAGGTCAGCGCGAACGGCGGACGCTCCTGGGAGGACGCCGAGCTGATGGGTCCGGCACTGCCCAAGGCCGCCGTGCGCTTCCAGTACATGCTCGACTGGCAGGGTCGCGAGACCGTGTTGATGAGCCGCGCCACCGACGAGGCCGGCTACACGCAGCCCACGCGCACCGTGCTTCTCGAGGCGCGCGGACTCGGCACCGACTACCACTTCAACCAGATCGTGGGCTGGAAGGTGGCCACGGATGGTGCGGTGACCTTCCACGGGGAGAGCTGA
- a CDS encoding cytochrome c, with protein MRRTARVMPVAVAAGLMSMACSASESRPAASAADATVAYAAPREYAAGHFKIGSTPSAAQLAAWDTDIGPEGAELPAGRGSARDGEQIFKAQCAACHGANGQGIEPVYPQLVGRDPRGEDFNFSADPSVPRTIGNYWSHATTLYDYIRRAMPLFTPGSLTADETYAVTAYLLAANKVIPDTATLDAATLRAVQMPARDRFVPDDRSPSTR; from the coding sequence ATGCGTCGCACCGCGCGAGTGATGCCCGTGGCCGTGGCTGCCGGTCTGATGTCGATGGCTTGCTCTGCATCGGAGTCCCGGCCAGCAGCGTCGGCGGCCGATGCGACCGTTGCCTACGCTGCGCCGCGCGAGTACGCGGCGGGGCACTTCAAGATCGGCAGCACGCCGAGTGCCGCACAGCTCGCCGCCTGGGACACCGACATCGGGCCCGAGGGCGCCGAGTTGCCAGCCGGCCGCGGCAGCGCCCGCGACGGCGAACAGATCTTCAAGGCGCAGTGCGCGGCCTGCCACGGCGCCAACGGGCAGGGCATCGAGCCGGTGTATCCGCAACTCGTGGGTCGCGACCCGCGCGGCGAGGACTTCAACTTCTCCGCCGATCCCTCCGTGCCGCGCACCATCGGCAACTACTGGTCGCACGCCACTACGCTCTACGACTACATCCGCCGCGCGATGCCGCTGTTCACCCCGGGCTCGCTGACGGCGGACGAGACCTACGCCGTGACGGCGTACCTGCTGGCCGCCAACAAGGTCATTCCCGATACCGCCACCTTGGACGCCGCCACCCTGCGCGCCGTACAGATGCCCGCCCGTGATCGCTTCGTTCCCGACGACCGTTCTCCCTCCACGAGGTAG
- a CDS encoding YeeE/YedE family protein produces MSAPAVPSTAPAAATRSGLPPWASLGIIFGLVGAASIVLFGPIGVSSTYPRFVGEVARALDPAFAESNPYLVRMGALLRPETFLVVGLLIGGFLGARKDTVKAPKVENPHAGVETNTRRYTEAFLAGFLILFGSRLAGGCTSGLIISGMTQLSIAGFVFAAGVFATGIGTAKLMHAMRVGGN; encoded by the coding sequence ATGAGCGCACCTGCCGTTCCATCCACCGCCCCCGCGGCCGCCACGCGCAGTGGCCTGCCGCCCTGGGCATCGTTGGGCATCATCTTCGGGCTCGTCGGCGCCGCGTCGATCGTGCTCTTCGGCCCCATCGGCGTCTCGAGCACCTATCCGCGTTTCGTCGGCGAGGTCGCCCGCGCCCTCGACCCGGCCTTCGCTGAGTCGAATCCGTACCTCGTGCGGATGGGCGCGCTGCTGCGCCCCGAGACCTTCCTCGTCGTCGGCCTGCTGATCGGCGGCTTCCTCGGCGCCCGCAAGGACACCGTGAAGGCGCCCAAGGTCGAGAACCCGCACGCCGGCGTCGAGACCAACACGCGGCGCTACACGGAGGCCTTCCTTGCCGGCTTCCTCATCCTCTTTGGCTCGCGCCTCGCGGGCGGCTGCACCAGCGGCCTCATCATCTCCGGCATGACGCAGTTGAGCATCGCCGGCTTCGTGTTCGCCGCCGGCGTGTTCGCCACCGGCATCGGTACCGCCAAGTTGATGCACGCCATGCGCGTGGGAGGCAACTGA
- a CDS encoding YeeE/YedE family protein, whose amino-acid sequence MMANIYGLLVGIAMGVLIQRVRASSPAMILKNLRLENIAVIKFMAMTIAVGMITVYTLNLFIPNLLHFDIKPTYLVGVLVGGLIFGVGFGLGGYCPGTCVVGIGEGRRDAWFAVAGGVAGALVFSLVYASAIQPIIQLMDFGRITLQDVLHVPAIVAALGVGILFFVVLRMLPTEIKKA is encoded by the coding sequence ATGATGGCCAACATCTATGGCTTGCTCGTCGGCATCGCGATGGGCGTGCTGATCCAGCGCGTGCGCGCCTCCAGCCCGGCGATGATCCTCAAGAACCTCCGGCTCGAGAACATCGCCGTCATCAAGTTCATGGCGATGACCATCGCCGTGGGCATGATCACGGTGTACACGCTCAACCTGTTCATCCCGAACCTGCTGCACTTCGACATCAAGCCCACGTACCTGGTGGGCGTGCTCGTCGGTGGCCTGATCTTTGGCGTTGGCTTCGGGTTGGGTGGCTATTGCCCGGGGACCTGCGTGGTCGGCATCGGCGAAGGCCGGCGGGATGCCTGGTTCGCGGTGGCCGGCGGCGTGGCCGGCGCGCTGGTGTTCTCGCTGGTCTATGCCAGCGCCATCCAGCCGATCATCCAGCTGATGGACTTCGGACGCATCACGCTACAGGACGTGCTGCACGTGCCGGCCATCGTGGCCGCGCTCGGCGTGGGCATCCTCTTCTTCGTGGTGCTGCGGATGCTGCCCACGGAGATCAAGAAGGCGTGA
- a CDS encoding helix-turn-helix transcriptional regulator: protein MSTKRTAARRSATPELLTEVAARFRALAEPARLAVLHALEHGELTVSELVEATGLAQGNLSKHLQQLHAGGFVSRRREGMFVYYALADDDVLALCELMCGRLEGEVEAVRALLSRRRA from the coding sequence GTGAGTACCAAGAGAACCGCGGCACGGCGTTCGGCGACCCCCGAGTTGTTGACGGAGGTCGCCGCGCGCTTCCGCGCCCTGGCGGAGCCGGCGCGCCTGGCCGTGCTGCACGCGCTTGAGCACGGCGAACTCACCGTGAGCGAGCTGGTGGAGGCCACGGGGCTGGCGCAGGGCAACCTCAGCAAGCATTTGCAGCAGCTGCACGCCGGTGGTTTCGTCTCGCGGCGCCGCGAGGGGATGTTCGTCTACTACGCCCTCGCCGACGACGACGTGCTGGCGCTCTGCGAGTTGATGTGCGGCCGCCTCGAGGGCGAGGTCGAGGCCGTGCGCGCGCTGCTCAGCCGTCGGCGCGCGTAG
- a CDS encoding beta-lactamase family protein — protein sequence MPNAARFRLPPRLCPAAAHSLRAALVGGALLSLPALLALPLVAQTATGRSATPATTTPATASFAQRAAVDSIFARFNSTASPGCIVGVNRAGAPLLRQAYGMADLERGIALRDGMMLEIGSVSKQFVAALLVLLEQQGRLSLDDPAAQYLPGFPAFADAGGPITIRHLLQHTSGLRDQYTLLELVGRPYGEVAHDNFEVLQLINRQRGLNFPVNSRYLYSNTGYTLAAIIAQRVTRESFQPMFERMLFQPLGIERARWRTDFRDIIPDRAVPYAFEHGNWTLDWPFSNLFGAGALLTTIDGMMTWTEALHAGRVGNGSTLATMTRLGVLSDGSTTEYGLGLMVRDWRGVHEVAHSGSTAGYRAYLARYPAQDLTVAMQCNAGNGDYVVLARAVAAVFLGSALSPAPTPAVATAAPARAAVAGTEFRALVGRWQDAETGGVLEIAAADSGVTVTTLRGRRIPMRGDSRDRLVGGGWSFTLERDARGRVRALRLDAGRVLGVRFTKLD from the coding sequence ATGCCAAACGCCGCTCGCTTCCGTCTCCCGCCGCGCCTGTGTCCCGCGGCCGCGCACTCGTTGCGTGCCGCGCTCGTTGGCGGTGCCCTGCTCTCGCTGCCCGCGCTGCTCGCGCTGCCGCTCGTCGCGCAGACAGCGACTGGCCGGTCCGCCACGCCGGCAACGACCACGCCCGCGACTGCAAGCTTCGCGCAGCGCGCCGCCGTCGACTCGATCTTCGCGCGTTTCAACTCCACGGCCAGCCCCGGCTGCATCGTTGGCGTCAACCGCGCCGGCGCGCCGCTGCTGCGCCAGGCCTACGGCATGGCGGACCTCGAGCGCGGCATCGCGCTGCGCGACGGGATGATGCTCGAGATCGGCTCGGTCTCCAAACAGTTTGTCGCCGCCCTGCTCGTGCTCCTCGAACAGCAAGGGCGGCTGTCCCTCGATGACCCCGCTGCCCAGTACCTGCCCGGCTTCCCAGCATTCGCGGATGCCGGCGGCCCCATCACCATCCGGCACCTGCTCCAGCACACCAGTGGCCTGCGGGACCAGTACACGCTGCTCGAACTCGTCGGACGGCCCTATGGCGAGGTCGCCCACGACAACTTCGAAGTCCTGCAGCTGATCAACCGGCAGCGCGGCCTGAACTTCCCCGTCAACAGCCGCTACCTGTACAGCAACACCGGCTACACGCTGGCGGCCATCATCGCCCAGCGCGTGACCCGGGAGTCGTTCCAGCCGATGTTCGAGCGGATGCTCTTTCAGCCGCTGGGCATCGAGCGCGCTAGGTGGCGTACGGATTTCCGCGACATCATTCCAGACCGCGCCGTGCCCTACGCCTTCGAGCACGGGAACTGGACCCTCGACTGGCCGTTCAGCAACCTCTTCGGCGCGGGCGCCCTGCTCACCACCATCGACGGGATGATGACCTGGACGGAGGCGCTGCACGCCGGCCGCGTCGGCAATGGCAGCACGCTGGCCACGATGACGCGACTCGGCGTGCTCAGCGACGGCAGCACGACGGAGTACGGCCTTGGCTTGATGGTGCGTGACTGGCGCGGCGTCCACGAAGTGGCACACAGCGGCTCCACGGCAGGCTACCGCGCGTATCTCGCACGCTATCCGGCGCAGGACCTGACCGTCGCGATGCAGTGCAACGCGGGGAACGGCGACTACGTGGTGTTGGCGCGCGCCGTCGCGGCGGTGTTCCTCGGCAGTGCGCTCTCGCCGGCGCCGACGCCCGCCGTCGCCACCGCCGCGCCAGCGCGCGCAGCCGTGGCAGGCACGGAGTTCCGCGCGCTGGTTGGTCGTTGGCAGGACGCCGAGACGGGCGGCGTGCTGGAGATTGCCGCGGCAGACTCGGGGGTTACCGTGACCACGCTGCGGGGCCGGCGCATCCCGATGCGCGGCGACTCGCGCGACCGCCTCGTGGGTGGCGGCTGGAGCTTCACGCTGGAGCGAGATGCACGGGGCCGCGTCCGCGCCCTGCGCCTCGACGCCGGCCGCGTGCTCGGCGTGCGCTTCACCAAGCTCGACTGA
- a CDS encoding metal-dependent hydrolase, with product MDPITHTLAGAAMARVGADRTTPLATATLMLAANAPDVDMVTVWTTTGYGSIAFRRGWTHGPLALLLLPLILTALVWLWDVAVRRRRAPDAPPLRLGWILALAYIGTLSHPMLDWLNTYGIRLLMPFSDRWFYGDAVFIIDPYWWLLLASVVVLARRKASLRAVRVAGIVALAYPLALVALARVGDRLAMQAAAEQGIEGAYEVLYQPRPARPFAAQLIAVTDSAYHFGRLQWLPRPSVHYDGAVIAVGDLTHPRVVQARDEDQDVRDFLVWSRYPYVEMHTTAADGSTTVVLGDARFPRGGFAGALGGLAVSVR from the coding sequence ATGGATCCCATCACGCACACCCTGGCCGGCGCGGCGATGGCGCGCGTCGGCGCGGATCGGACCACCCCGCTGGCCACCGCAACGCTGATGCTCGCCGCGAATGCGCCCGACGTGGACATGGTCACGGTGTGGACGACGACTGGCTACGGCAGCATCGCGTTTCGCCGAGGGTGGACGCACGGGCCGCTGGCGTTGCTGTTGTTGCCCCTGATCCTCACGGCGCTCGTTTGGCTCTGGGATGTCGCGGTCCGCCGGCGCCGCGCGCCGGACGCGCCGCCGCTGCGCCTCGGGTGGATCCTTGCGCTCGCGTACATCGGCACGCTGAGCCACCCCATGCTTGATTGGCTCAATACCTACGGCATCCGCCTCTTGATGCCGTTCTCGGACCGATGGTTCTACGGCGATGCGGTGTTCATCATCGATCCGTACTGGTGGCTGCTGCTCGCCTCGGTCGTGGTGCTGGCGCGACGCAAGGCGTCGTTGCGTGCCGTCCGCGTCGCCGGCATCGTGGCGCTGGCGTATCCACTCGCGTTGGTCGCACTCGCGCGCGTGGGCGACCGTCTCGCGATGCAAGCCGCAGCGGAGCAGGGCATCGAAGGCGCGTACGAGGTGCTCTACCAGCCGCGGCCGGCCCGGCCCTTCGCGGCGCAGCTCATCGCCGTCACCGACAGCGCCTACCACTTCGGGCGCTTGCAGTGGTTGCCCCGGCCGTCGGTCCACTACGACGGCGCTGTCATCGCCGTCGGCGACCTCACGCATCCACGCGTCGTGCAGGCCCGCGACGAGGACCAGGACGTCCGCGACTTCCTCGTATGGTCACGCTATCCCTACGTGGAAATGCACACGACCGCCGCGGACGGATCCACGACGGTCGTGCTCGGTGATGCGCGCTTCCCGCGCGGCGGCTTTGCCGGCGCGCTCGGTGGGCTCGCCGTCAGCGTCCGATAA
- a CDS encoding DUF3332 family protein → MRPSRLTRGIVLGAAALGLVASSGCFGSFQATRKLYAYNKSMGDKWVQEFVFLAFSIIPVYALVNAGDVLIFNSVEFWTGNNPITSVSVTGTDDGRQLRQTRQVVNHARVLTIEELKDGQTLSTTTMTMPKSQDAITVTTTFADGRVVSRTVTKAEADALIGR, encoded by the coding sequence ATGCGTCCCTCACGCCTCACCCGCGGCATCGTCCTCGGCGCCGCCGCACTTGGCCTGGTTGCCAGCAGCGGCTGTTTCGGCTCGTTCCAGGCCACGCGCAAGCTGTACGCCTATAACAAGAGCATGGGCGACAAGTGGGTGCAGGAGTTCGTGTTCCTGGCCTTCAGCATCATTCCCGTGTATGCGCTGGTCAACGCCGGCGACGTGCTGATCTTCAACAGCGTGGAGTTCTGGACGGGCAACAACCCCATCACCTCGGTGAGCGTGACGGGCACCGACGACGGCCGCCAACTGCGGCAGACGCGGCAGGTGGTGAACCACGCGCGTGTGCTGACCATCGAGGAGCTGAAGGACGGCCAGACGCTGTCCACGACCACGATGACGATGCCGAAGTCGCAGGATGCGATTACGGTCACGACCACCTTCGCCGATGGCCGCGTGGTCTCGCGGACGGTGACGAAGGCCGAGGCGGACGCGCTTATCGGACGCTGA